From a region of the Candidatus Thermoplasmatota archaeon genome:
- the folK gene encoding 2-amino-4-hydroxy-6-hydroxymethyldihydropteridine diphosphokinase: MVQVYLGLGSNIGDKEKNIQKAIRSIRELYSITKISKLYHTEPVGYKQQDWFLNCAVEIETDVHPEIILASLQMIEKKIGRTETRVNGPRTIDIDLLFYGDKSMNRVNLTIPHPRLHERRFVLQPLLDLNPGFRHPILKKTIRELYDNLSAPEQVQLYKESFL, encoded by the coding sequence ATGGTACAGGTTTATCTTGGACTCGGATCAAACATAGGTGATAAGGAAAAAAACATACAAAAAGCAATACGCTCCATAAGAGAACTCTACTCAATAACAAAGATTTCAAAACTGTATCATACCGAGCCGGTAGGATATAAACAGCAGGATTGGTTTCTAAATTGCGCAGTTGAGATTGAAACAGATGTACATCCAGAAATTATTTTGGCATCTCTCCAGATGATTGAGAAAAAAATCGGTCGAACAGAGACTCGAGTAAATGGTCCTCGAACTATTGATATCGATCTATTATTCTACGGCGACAAAAGTATGAATCGGGTTAATCTTACGATTCCTCATCCTAGACTTCATGAGCGTCGTTTTGTTTTACAACCACTGCTTGATCTGAATCCTGGTTTTCGACATCCAATTCTAAAAAAGACGATTCGAGAGCTTTACGATAACTTATCCGCACCGGAACAGGTTCAACTATACAAAGAGAGCTTTTTATAA
- the queD gene encoding 6-carboxytetrahydropterin synthase QueD: MRLCREFYFDAAHFIPNYKGKCEQPHGHTYKLEVVLEGNVQRDGMVVDFCIVKKIVESEIIEKLDHQNLNDIIDTPTAERIAEWIFSRLENKLPVYSIKLWEGSSKWVEKIR; the protein is encoded by the coding sequence ATGCGGCTTTGTCGAGAGTTTTATTTTGATGCAGCACATTTTATCCCAAATTATAAAGGGAAATGCGAACAACCCCATGGTCATACCTATAAATTAGAGGTGGTTCTTGAGGGTAATGTACAGCGAGACGGCATGGTTGTCGATTTCTGCATCGTGAAAAAGATTGTTGAATCTGAAATAATCGAAAAACTAGACCATCAAAACCTTAATGACATCATCGATACTCCGACTGCTGAACGTATTGCCGAATGGATTTTTTCACGCCTAGAAAACAAACTTCCTGTGTATTCAATTAAACTTTGGGAAGGCAGTAGTAAATGGGTAGAAAAAATACGATGA
- a CDS encoding PKD domain-containing protein, with amino-acid sequence MLSSIGIAQCFYNVSSTPPEIVITIMPKTGEAPCLIYCIGTLSPSKYQPARYYWDFGDGATSCEQNPVHRYETPGEYIITLTITDTTRKTYSYQEKIIVQPPQNIPPVVQAHADKTQGTAPLTVSFTGCGTDPDGSIITYSWNFDDGTTSQEQNPIHQFEKPGTYSVIFSVTDSGGQQRSTTLLITVHETTDTFTPTSFVPWIINTIGRIQLQNRDLGDLEGSYDLLKNRAEKTQTIINEALDDLKRFQLTETYQELKQEVQTCLESFKQYTYYIYKAAGAMLKKEYTDADYYFNLAATYKTKAVESILKISQLIE; translated from the coding sequence ATGCTGTCTTCTATTGGTATTGCACAATGTTTTTACAATGTATCATCAACCCCTCCTGAGATTGTTATTACAATAATGCCAAAAACAGGAGAGGCACCATGTCTAATCTACTGTATTGGTACGTTGTCCCCTTCTAAGTACCAACCAGCACGTTACTACTGGGATTTCGGCGATGGAGCAACATCATGTGAACAAAATCCGGTTCATCGATATGAAACACCAGGAGAATACATCATTACCTTAACAATAACCGATACGACAAGAAAAACCTATTCATATCAAGAAAAGATCATAGTACAACCACCACAAAATATCCCTCCTGTAGTTCAAGCACATGCAGATAAAACACAAGGAACTGCACCATTAACTGTTTCCTTCACTGGCTGTGGAACAGATCCTGATGGATCAATAATTACCTATTCTTGGAATTTCGATGATGGAACCACGTCGCAAGAACAAAATCCCATCCATCAGTTTGAAAAACCAGGGACCTACTCGGTGATTTTCTCAGTTACTGATAGCGGAGGGCAACAACGATCAACAACGCTGCTCATCACAGTTCATGAAACAACCGATACCTTTACACCAACATCGTTTGTACCGTGGATTATCAATACGATTGGTCGTATCCAATTGCAGAATCGTGATCTCGGTGATCTAGAAGGATCCTACGATCTCTTGAAAAATCGAGCAGAAAAAACACAAACAATAATCAACGAAGCATTAGATGATCTCAAGCGATTTCAACTCACAGAAACATACCAAGAACTCAAACAAGAAGTACAAACCTGTCTTGAATCATTCAAGCAATATACCTATTATATTTACAAAGCAGCAGGTGCTATGCTTAAAAAAGAATATACAGATGCAGATTATTATTTTAATCTCGCAGCAACCTACAAAACTAAGGCGGTTGAAAGTATTCTCAAAATTTCACAGTTAATTGAATAG
- a CDS encoding flippase-like domain-containing protein, with product MLLSAIISIVIVVFILMFTVDSNTFQYLSQTKIKYEFFLVAVLLSILAWFIWGARISILSRTLDSRHPVTVFCSTKIVLANLFLAGITPSMVGGEPVRIYLLKKEGLNLGCATAVVLSERFIDAVFILLCIPFAFFIFQDKIQLNIIRVGILVGIIVFLLLIFLFIYAVRNPEKTKSFLIQLEKKIFRILRKQDTTEQTKIVKTISQEVDNFHTSMNLFVSHRKKTLVAVGLLTVLYWCTGFMIPSLLLVGLGLPPMIVESFAAQMILLIIVMLPITPGSSGLTEGGMAALYGMILGSNYSYVLGVFVILFRFISYHMQVIVGAVFQYKIFRSFTSVSLESEENTKT from the coding sequence ATGCTCCTTAGCGCGATTATAAGTATTGTGATCGTTGTTTTTATCCTAATGTTCACCGTTGATTCTAACACATTTCAATATCTGTCTCAAACAAAAATTAAGTATGAATTTTTTCTAGTTGCTGTACTTCTCAGTATTCTTGCGTGGTTTATCTGGGGTGCACGAATTTCTATATTGAGTCGAACACTTGACTCGCGTCATCCTGTTACTGTATTTTGCTCAACAAAAATCGTCCTTGCCAATCTGTTCCTAGCAGGAATAACTCCATCGATGGTTGGAGGAGAACCGGTTCGTATTTATCTATTAAAAAAAGAAGGATTGAATCTTGGATGTGCTACAGCGGTTGTCCTCAGTGAACGTTTTATTGATGCGGTTTTTATCCTTCTCTGCATACCGTTCGCTTTCTTTATTTTCCAAGATAAAATTCAGTTAAACATTATTCGAGTAGGTATTCTTGTTGGCATCATCGTTTTTTTATTGCTCATCTTTCTTTTTATTTATGCCGTACGGAATCCTGAAAAAACAAAATCTTTTTTAATTCAACTTGAGAAAAAAATTTTCCGTATTTTAAGAAAACAAGATACCACTGAACAGACCAAAATTGTTAAAACAATCAGTCAAGAGGTTGACAACTTTCATACAAGTATGAACCTGTTTGTCTCACATAGGAAAAAAACTTTAGTAGCGGTTGGTTTGTTAACTGTATTGTATTGGTGTACTGGTTTTATGATCCCTTCATTGCTGCTCGTAGGATTAGGGTTACCTCCAATGATTGTTGAATCGTTTGCTGCTCAGATGATTCTATTAATAATAGTAATGCTTCCCATAACACCCGGCAGTAGCGGTCTTACTGAAGGAGGCATGGCTGCACTCTATGGTATGATTCTCGGTTCGAATTATAGTTATGTCCTTGGTGTTTTTGTTATTCTCTTTCGATTCATATCGTATCATATGCAGGTCATAGTTGGTGCTGTCTTTCAATATAAGATCTTTCGATCATTTACTTCAGTATCACTAGAGTCTGAGGAGAATACAAAAACGTAA
- a CDS encoding biotin transporter BioY yields MEVNLYINKFKEVRFNFYRWRYELGFVEKMMLALGFACLTGLLAQIRISLPWTPVPITGQTFGVLLGAVILGKWGGISQGFYVGIGAAGVPWFTAGNAGFAYLAGPTGGYLIGFIVAAFFVGYLVDRYVQARNLISMFGLMLFANFAIVYGIGMIYLYGWLSLSGVSIDIIGLLMMGMIPFIIGDTTKIILAATIAYGITPKTSYTTNRDAKVL; encoded by the coding sequence ATGGAAGTAAATCTCTATATAAATAAATTCAAAGAAGTTCGGTTCAATTTTTACCGATGGCGATATGAACTTGGTTTTGTTGAAAAAATGATGCTTGCTCTTGGATTTGCGTGTCTTACAGGTCTTCTTGCCCAGATCAGGATTAGTCTACCTTGGACACCGGTACCAATTACAGGTCAAACCTTTGGTGTTCTCCTCGGGGCAGTAATCCTTGGAAAATGGGGTGGAATTAGTCAAGGATTCTATGTGGGAATTGGAGCAGCAGGTGTTCCTTGGTTTACCGCAGGGAATGCAGGTTTTGCGTATCTTGCTGGACCAACTGGCGGGTACCTTATTGGTTTTATTGTTGCAGCTTTCTTTGTTGGTTATCTTGTTGACCGATATGTCCAAGCGCGCAATCTTATAAGCATGTTTGGACTTATGTTGTTTGCAAATTTTGCCATCGTTTATGGTATTGGTATGATCTATCTCTATGGTTGGTTGTCACTTTCTGGTGTTTCGATTGATATTATCGGTCTTCTCATGATGGGGATGATACCGTTCATTATCGGGGATACAACAAAAATCATCCTCGCAGCGACCATAGCATATGGTATTACACCAAAGACATCCTACACTACCAACCGTGATGCTAAGGTATTATAA
- a CDS encoding oligopeptide transporter, OPT family, with product MSRENFKSYIPSEALLPELTLKAMIVGIFLAIILGAANAYLGLYAGMTVSAIIPGAVMALALMKPFKPNILEVNIATMGASAGECIAAGVIFTIPALLLLNVWTEVNYLQTTMIALIGGFLGVLWMVPLRRALVVTTDLPFPEGIAVATVLTSTVGEEKQDKEKISGIWLLIGGGTAALFKFGQLSLNIFKDTIDGMISLGKYTIAGRQHDAWFYGGITTSPALLGVGWIIGPTVSSYVLVGGLIGWVIIAPLIIFAQGLPIPIDGYESLGTLIGGFYTVWGEQVRYIGVGAMLIGGLWAVYTIRNNLASSIKEAILGIKSGGKSINKQRTDDDLSYKLVFIAIFAMAVPIFFLYQWLSGSLIISFFMAFITIFLAFIASALAGYLTGLVGSSNCPISGVTVMVLLIVSIIMLIFGSTGPQGMAVVIFISAIICIGGSISGDLLQTMASGHMIGATPKKLQLSMIVGVLAIGTTIGLIIGLLHQAFTIGSTQLPAPQAFLMKGIVQGVLGGDMLWPYILAGAVLALILILIDLPVLPVAIGIYLPFTLSIPIFVGGIIRYGTDKVVQKKYGDDREEISDWELAVKQTDITPKEKTIRTGLLFTAGLVAGEALMGVVAAVIIVLGLNLSLIPDAPWYPGLLIWIFVAVLLLYIPLRTTFKET from the coding sequence ATGTCACGGGAAAATTTCAAATCATATATACCATCAGAGGCGCTGCTTCCTGAATTAACGCTGAAAGCAATGATTGTTGGCATTTTTCTTGCAATCATTCTCGGTGCAGCAAATGCATACCTAGGACTTTATGCAGGCATGACTGTTTCAGCAATCATTCCTGGAGCAGTGATGGCACTAGCGCTTATGAAGCCATTCAAACCAAACATCCTTGAAGTTAATATTGCAACCATGGGTGCGTCTGCTGGTGAATGCATTGCAGCAGGTGTTATATTTACAATACCTGCCTTGCTCCTCCTCAACGTTTGGACTGAGGTTAACTACCTTCAAACAACTATGATTGCTCTTATCGGCGGATTCCTCGGTGTTCTTTGGATGGTACCATTGCGAAGGGCACTTGTTGTCACAACAGATCTACCATTTCCTGAAGGAATCGCAGTTGCAACAGTCCTCACCAGTACAGTTGGAGAAGAAAAACAAGATAAAGAAAAGATCAGTGGTATCTGGCTGCTCATCGGCGGTGGAACTGCAGCTTTATTCAAATTTGGACAACTCTCACTCAATATATTTAAAGATACCATCGATGGTATGATATCACTTGGAAAATATACGATAGCCGGGCGCCAGCATGATGCATGGTTTTATGGAGGTATTACTACTTCACCAGCGCTCCTTGGTGTTGGATGGATCATTGGACCAACCGTATCTTCGTATGTACTCGTCGGTGGGCTTATCGGCTGGGTTATCATTGCCCCATTGATCATTTTTGCACAGGGTTTACCGATTCCGATAGATGGATACGAAAGCCTTGGAACTCTTATCGGCGGTTTTTATACTGTATGGGGTGAACAAGTGCGATATATCGGCGTTGGAGCAATGCTTATTGGTGGGCTCTGGGCAGTTTATACTATCAGAAACAATCTCGCAAGTAGTATTAAAGAAGCAATTCTCGGGATAAAAAGCGGTGGAAAATCCATAAACAAACAACGAACTGATGATGATTTAAGCTATAAACTTGTGTTCATTGCGATTTTCGCCATGGCGGTCCCTATTTTTTTCCTCTATCAATGGCTTTCAGGTTCTCTCATCATATCCTTTTTCATGGCATTCATAACAATCTTTCTTGCATTCATTGCTAGTGCTCTTGCAGGATACCTTACAGGTCTTGTAGGATCATCAAACTGTCCAATATCAGGAGTAACTGTCATGGTACTTCTCATTGTTAGTATCATTATGCTCATTTTTGGATCAACGGGACCACAAGGTATGGCAGTCGTTATTTTTATCTCAGCAATTATTTGTATCGGTGGGTCGATTTCAGGAGATTTGCTCCAAACCATGGCATCGGGGCATATGATTGGTGCAACACCAAAAAAACTACAACTTTCCATGATTGTTGGTGTTCTTGCTATTGGAACAACCATCGGTCTAATTATCGGACTTCTTCATCAAGCATTCACGATCGGGAGCACACAACTTCCTGCACCGCAAGCATTTCTCATGAAAGGAATTGTCCAAGGAGTTCTTGGTGGCGATATGCTCTGGCCGTATATTCTTGCTGGTGCGGTACTCGCCTTAATTCTAATCCTGATCGATCTCCCGGTATTACCCGTTGCAATCGGCATTTATCTTCCATTTACACTTTCCATTCCAATTTTCGTCGGCGGAATCATCAGATATGGAACTGACAAAGTAGTGCAAAAAAAATATGGTGATGATCGTGAAGAGATCAGCGACTGGGAACTAGCTGTTAAACAAACCGATATCACCCCAAAGGAAAAAACGATACGAACAGGTCTTCTTTTTACTGCTGGTCTTGTTGCTGGGGAAGCACTCATGGGCGTTGTCGCTGCTGTCATTATCGTTCTTGGTCTTAATCTCTCCCTCATTCCTGATGCGCCATGGTATCCTGGTTTGCTTATTTGGATTTTTGTTGCAGTGTTGCTTCTCTATATACCACTACGAACAACGTTCAAAGAAACCTAA
- a CDS encoding winged helix-turn-helix domain-containing protein produces the protein MVQKRRSEIQIIGEILDISKNGVKKTELLYQSNMSFTQLQQYLDFMIKKNILRENVVINHHGEPNKVYVTTPKGNELRTMIHKTLSYFE, from the coding sequence ATGGTTCAGAAACGACGATCTGAGATACAGATTATTGGAGAAATTCTTGACATATCAAAAAATGGGGTAAAAAAAACCGAACTTCTCTATCAAAGTAATATGAGTTTTACACAGCTTCAACAGTATCTTGACTTCATGATTAAAAAAAACATTCTTCGTGAAAATGTCGTTATCAATCATCACGGTGAACCAAATAAAGTTTATGTGACGACTCCGAAAGGAAACGAATTACGAACAATGATCCACAAAACGTTATCATATTTTGAATAA